One genomic segment of Ipomoea triloba cultivar NCNSP0323 chromosome 9, ASM357664v1 includes these proteins:
- the LOC116030011 gene encoding protein FAR1-RELATED SEQUENCE 3-like isoform X1 produces MAFEMDGEVIGVKGNQRPKDGEANIERKKDGKRNRETHAEHKDGKQNLLGYSTEEESSNEVEKPFVGMVFESEEAARKYYDAYARHGGFSTHVGQYSRAKPDGPIVSWDFSCSREVFKRKNVESCNAVLRIERKNTENWIVTKFVEDHNHSVAGPSKVHYLRPRRHFAGASKNVVEIPDSQADAMVSMDGNHVSCNTNQGVHNAVSTKGVPIAMATNQCAQIAANTNQVLQNAFSLEPNHITRTISPVTTVNFIQPCSRRRALGRYAQNLLDYFKKMQAENPGFYYAIQLDEDNRMTNVFWADARSRVAYSHFGDAVIFDTMYRPNQFQVPVAPFTGVNHHGQVVSFGCALLFDESESSFTWLFQTWLSAMNNCAPVSITTDQDRAIKAAINQVLPGTRHCICKWHILREGQERLTHVYMAYPSFHGELYSCINYSETIEDFESSWTSLLDKFDVHNNEWLQAVYNARQQWAPVYFRDTFFAVLSSKHGVSSFFDGYVNQQTTLPDFFKQYERALENSLEREIEADFDTICAAPMLKTPSPMEQQAANLYTRKVFTKFQEELVETFVYTANKIDGDEVLSKFRVAKYEHDDKAFIVELNFAETKASCSCQMFEYSGILCRHILTVFTVTNVLTVPSHYILKRWTRNAKSILGSDEQDAVAHAIDSLTSRFNNLCQDALKYAEEGAVAVETYDAASSALREGSRKIAIMKKHVAKVRPPTALASGNPNDDSNKKTPSTTSDTGWPWQDAMPYNINLNDVGVPIGDLNQPTMTSVAINRDASFADNTVVYTCFKSMTWMIESKNPANKVAVINLKLQDYGKSPAGETEVQFRLTRVTLEPMLKSMAYINQQLSMPANRVAVINLKLQDTKTTSGETEVKFQVSRDALGSMLRSMAYIHEQL; encoded by the exons ATGGCGTTCGAG ATGGATGGTGAGGTGATTGGTGTCAAGGGCAACCAGAGGCCAAAAGATGGGGAAGCAAACATtgagaggaaaaaggatggaaaaAGGAATAGAGAAACACATGCAGAACATAAGGATGGAAAACAGAACTTGCTTGGATATTCTACTGAAGAAGAGTCTAGTAATGAGGTTGAAAAGCCATTTGTTGGAATGGTGTTTGAATCTGAAGAAGCAGCAAGGAAATATTATGATGCATATGCTAGGCATGGGGGTTTTAGTACTCATGTTGGTCAGTACAGCCGGGCTAAGCCTGATGGACCCATTGTTAGTTGGGACTTTTCATGTTCCAGAGAGGTTTTTAAGAGGAAGAATGTTGAAAGTTGCAATGCAGTGCTCCGAATAGAGAgaaaaaacacagaaaattgGATTGTGACTAAGTTTGTTGAAGATCACAACCATTCTGTAGCGGGTCCCAGCAAAGTGCATTATCTTCGGCCTCGAAGACATTTTGCTGGTGCTTCAAAAAATGTGGTGGAAATTCCTGACAGCCAAGCTGATGCTATGGTCTCTATGGATGGAAACCATGTAAGTTGCAATACTAATCAAGGTGTTCATAATGCAGTCAGTACTAAAGGTGTTCCAATTGCAATGGCTACTAACCAATGTGCTCAAATTGCAGCCAATACTAATCAGGTTCTGCAGAATGCTTTTTCTTTAGAGCCTAATCATATAACAAGGACTATCAGCCCTGTTACAACAGTAAACTTTATTCAGCCCTGCAGCCGGAGAAGAGCTCtgggaagatatgctcagaatCTCCTTGACTATTTCAAAAAGATGCAAGCTGAAAATCCTGGTTTCTATTATGCTATACAGCTTGATGAAGACAACAGGATGACAAATGTATTCTGGGCCGATGCTAGATCAAGAGTAGCATACAGTCACTTTGGTGATGCTGTCATATTTGATACAATGTATAGACCAAATCAATTCCAAGTTCCTGTTGCTCCATTCACTGGAGTTAATCATCATGGTCAAGTGGTTTCATTTGGCTGTGCATTACTTTTTGATGAGTCTGAATCTTCTTTTACGTGGCTTTTCCAAACGTGGTTATCTGCTATGAATAACTGTGCACCTGTTTCTATAACAACTGACCAGGATAGAGCCATTAAGGCTGCAATAAACCAGGTCTTGCCAGGAACTCGTCACTGCATTTGCAAGTGGCATATTCTGCGAGAAGGGCAAGAGCGGTTGACTCATGTGTATATGGCTTATCCTTCCTTTCATGGGGAGTTGTATAGTTGCATTAACTATTCTGAGACAATTGAGGATTTTGAATCATCTTGGACTTCTCTACTTGATAAATTTGATGTCCATAATAATGAGTGGCTCCAAGCCGTATATAATGCTCGCCAACAGTGGGCTCCTGTATATTTTCGAGATACATTCTTTGCTGTACTTTCATCAAAACATGGCGTGAGCTCCTTCTTTGATGGGTATGTGAATCAGCAGACAACTCTGCCTGATTTTTTCAAACAGTATGAAAGAGCTTTAGAGAATTCACTTGAAAGAGAAATTGAAGCAGACTTTGATACAATTTGCGCTGCACCAATGCTGAAAACTCCATCACCAATGGAACAACAAGCAGCAAACTTATACACCAGAAAAGTTTTCACTAAGTTTCAAGAAGAATTAGTTGAAACTTTTGTTTATACTGCCAACAAGATTGATGGTGATGAGGTACTAAGCAAATTTCGGGTTGCAAAATATGAACATGATGATAAAGCATTTATAGTTGAATTGAATTTTGCCGAGACAAAAGCAAGTTGCAGCTGTCAAATGTTTGAGTATTCTGGCATTCTCTGTAGACATATATTAACTGTATTTACTGTGACAAATGTTCTCACAGTTCCATCACATTATATATTAAAGCGGTGGACAAGGAATGCAAAATCTATACTTGGGTCGGATGAACAAGATGCTGTAGCACACGCTATTGACTCTTTGACATCACGTTTCAACAATTTATGTCAGGATGCTTTAAAATATGCAGAAGAAGGAGCAGTTGCTGTGGAGACCTATGATGCAGCAAGTAGTGCTCTAAGAGAAGGGTCAAGAAAGATTGCCATTATGAAGAAACATGTGGCCAAAGTCCGACCTCCTACTGCACTGGCCAGTGGAAATCCCAATGATGATAGTAACAAAAAAACTCCTTCAACTACATCTGACACAGGGTGGCCCTGGCAAGATGCAATGCCATATAACATTAATCTCAATGATGTAGGTGTGCCTATTGGTGATTTGAATCAGCCAACCATGACCTCTGTGGCCATAAACCGTGATGCTTCCTTTGCTGATAATACG GTTGTCTATACTTGTTTCAAGTCTATGACATGGATGATTGAAAGTAAAAATCCAGCAAATAAAGTTGCTGTCATCAATTTGAAG CTGCAAGACTATGGCAAGAGTCCAGCTGGAGAAACTGAAGTGCAATTTCGACTTACAAGAGTTACACTGGAGCCAATGCTGAAATCCATGGCTTACATAAACCAACAGCTTTCAATGCCAGCAAATAGAGTTGCTGTTATCAATCTAAAG CTCCAAGATACCAAGACAACTTCTGGAGAAACAGAAGTGAAATTTCAAGTTTCGAGAGATGCTCTTGGTTCAATGTTGAGATCAATGGCTTATATTCATGAGCAACTGTAA
- the LOC116030011 gene encoding protein FAR1-RELATED SEQUENCE 3-like isoform X2, with protein MDGEVIGVKGNQRPKDGEANIERKKDGKRNRETHAEHKDGKQNLLGYSTEEESSNEVEKPFVGMVFESEEAARKYYDAYARHGGFSTHVGQYSRAKPDGPIVSWDFSCSREVFKRKNVESCNAVLRIERKNTENWIVTKFVEDHNHSVAGPSKVHYLRPRRHFAGASKNVVEIPDSQADAMVSMDGNHVSCNTNQGVHNAVSTKGVPIAMATNQCAQIAANTNQVLQNAFSLEPNHITRTISPVTTVNFIQPCSRRRALGRYAQNLLDYFKKMQAENPGFYYAIQLDEDNRMTNVFWADARSRVAYSHFGDAVIFDTMYRPNQFQVPVAPFTGVNHHGQVVSFGCALLFDESESSFTWLFQTWLSAMNNCAPVSITTDQDRAIKAAINQVLPGTRHCICKWHILREGQERLTHVYMAYPSFHGELYSCINYSETIEDFESSWTSLLDKFDVHNNEWLQAVYNARQQWAPVYFRDTFFAVLSSKHGVSSFFDGYVNQQTTLPDFFKQYERALENSLEREIEADFDTICAAPMLKTPSPMEQQAANLYTRKVFTKFQEELVETFVYTANKIDGDEVLSKFRVAKYEHDDKAFIVELNFAETKASCSCQMFEYSGILCRHILTVFTVTNVLTVPSHYILKRWTRNAKSILGSDEQDAVAHAIDSLTSRFNNLCQDALKYAEEGAVAVETYDAASSALREGSRKIAIMKKHVAKVRPPTALASGNPNDDSNKKTPSTTSDTGWPWQDAMPYNINLNDVGVPIGDLNQPTMTSVAINRDASFADNTVVYTCFKSMTWMIESKNPANKVAVINLKLQDYGKSPAGETEVQFRLTRVTLEPMLKSMAYINQQLSMPANRVAVINLKLQDTKTTSGETEVKFQVSRDALGSMLRSMAYIHEQL; from the exons ATGGATGGTGAGGTGATTGGTGTCAAGGGCAACCAGAGGCCAAAAGATGGGGAAGCAAACATtgagaggaaaaaggatggaaaaAGGAATAGAGAAACACATGCAGAACATAAGGATGGAAAACAGAACTTGCTTGGATATTCTACTGAAGAAGAGTCTAGTAATGAGGTTGAAAAGCCATTTGTTGGAATGGTGTTTGAATCTGAAGAAGCAGCAAGGAAATATTATGATGCATATGCTAGGCATGGGGGTTTTAGTACTCATGTTGGTCAGTACAGCCGGGCTAAGCCTGATGGACCCATTGTTAGTTGGGACTTTTCATGTTCCAGAGAGGTTTTTAAGAGGAAGAATGTTGAAAGTTGCAATGCAGTGCTCCGAATAGAGAgaaaaaacacagaaaattgGATTGTGACTAAGTTTGTTGAAGATCACAACCATTCTGTAGCGGGTCCCAGCAAAGTGCATTATCTTCGGCCTCGAAGACATTTTGCTGGTGCTTCAAAAAATGTGGTGGAAATTCCTGACAGCCAAGCTGATGCTATGGTCTCTATGGATGGAAACCATGTAAGTTGCAATACTAATCAAGGTGTTCATAATGCAGTCAGTACTAAAGGTGTTCCAATTGCAATGGCTACTAACCAATGTGCTCAAATTGCAGCCAATACTAATCAGGTTCTGCAGAATGCTTTTTCTTTAGAGCCTAATCATATAACAAGGACTATCAGCCCTGTTACAACAGTAAACTTTATTCAGCCCTGCAGCCGGAGAAGAGCTCtgggaagatatgctcagaatCTCCTTGACTATTTCAAAAAGATGCAAGCTGAAAATCCTGGTTTCTATTATGCTATACAGCTTGATGAAGACAACAGGATGACAAATGTATTCTGGGCCGATGCTAGATCAAGAGTAGCATACAGTCACTTTGGTGATGCTGTCATATTTGATACAATGTATAGACCAAATCAATTCCAAGTTCCTGTTGCTCCATTCACTGGAGTTAATCATCATGGTCAAGTGGTTTCATTTGGCTGTGCATTACTTTTTGATGAGTCTGAATCTTCTTTTACGTGGCTTTTCCAAACGTGGTTATCTGCTATGAATAACTGTGCACCTGTTTCTATAACAACTGACCAGGATAGAGCCATTAAGGCTGCAATAAACCAGGTCTTGCCAGGAACTCGTCACTGCATTTGCAAGTGGCATATTCTGCGAGAAGGGCAAGAGCGGTTGACTCATGTGTATATGGCTTATCCTTCCTTTCATGGGGAGTTGTATAGTTGCATTAACTATTCTGAGACAATTGAGGATTTTGAATCATCTTGGACTTCTCTACTTGATAAATTTGATGTCCATAATAATGAGTGGCTCCAAGCCGTATATAATGCTCGCCAACAGTGGGCTCCTGTATATTTTCGAGATACATTCTTTGCTGTACTTTCATCAAAACATGGCGTGAGCTCCTTCTTTGATGGGTATGTGAATCAGCAGACAACTCTGCCTGATTTTTTCAAACAGTATGAAAGAGCTTTAGAGAATTCACTTGAAAGAGAAATTGAAGCAGACTTTGATACAATTTGCGCTGCACCAATGCTGAAAACTCCATCACCAATGGAACAACAAGCAGCAAACTTATACACCAGAAAAGTTTTCACTAAGTTTCAAGAAGAATTAGTTGAAACTTTTGTTTATACTGCCAACAAGATTGATGGTGATGAGGTACTAAGCAAATTTCGGGTTGCAAAATATGAACATGATGATAAAGCATTTATAGTTGAATTGAATTTTGCCGAGACAAAAGCAAGTTGCAGCTGTCAAATGTTTGAGTATTCTGGCATTCTCTGTAGACATATATTAACTGTATTTACTGTGACAAATGTTCTCACAGTTCCATCACATTATATATTAAAGCGGTGGACAAGGAATGCAAAATCTATACTTGGGTCGGATGAACAAGATGCTGTAGCACACGCTATTGACTCTTTGACATCACGTTTCAACAATTTATGTCAGGATGCTTTAAAATATGCAGAAGAAGGAGCAGTTGCTGTGGAGACCTATGATGCAGCAAGTAGTGCTCTAAGAGAAGGGTCAAGAAAGATTGCCATTATGAAGAAACATGTGGCCAAAGTCCGACCTCCTACTGCACTGGCCAGTGGAAATCCCAATGATGATAGTAACAAAAAAACTCCTTCAACTACATCTGACACAGGGTGGCCCTGGCAAGATGCAATGCCATATAACATTAATCTCAATGATGTAGGTGTGCCTATTGGTGATTTGAATCAGCCAACCATGACCTCTGTGGCCATAAACCGTGATGCTTCCTTTGCTGATAATACG GTTGTCTATACTTGTTTCAAGTCTATGACATGGATGATTGAAAGTAAAAATCCAGCAAATAAAGTTGCTGTCATCAATTTGAAG CTGCAAGACTATGGCAAGAGTCCAGCTGGAGAAACTGAAGTGCAATTTCGACTTACAAGAGTTACACTGGAGCCAATGCTGAAATCCATGGCTTACATAAACCAACAGCTTTCAATGCCAGCAAATAGAGTTGCTGTTATCAATCTAAAG CTCCAAGATACCAAGACAACTTCTGGAGAAACAGAAGTGAAATTTCAAGTTTCGAGAGATGCTCTTGGTTCAATGTTGAGATCAATGGCTTATATTCATGAGCAACTGTAA
- the LOC116030012 gene encoding AP2-like ethylene-responsive transcription factor At1g79700 has product MEKSPPSSSLSSSSSCIEPNNDSVMPKPDTQTGHKRSRAKKAPNPAPTAARKSSIYRGVTRHRWSGRYEAHLWDKNSWNGNKSKKGKQVYLGAYDSEEAAARTYDLAALKYWGPKATINFPVETYSKELEEMQKSSREEFLASLRRQSSGFSRGVSKYRGVARHHQNGRWEARIGLVYGSKYLYLGTYGTQEEAAAAYDMAAIEFKGPGAVTNFDISNYGDKLKEIRERAQTRNLANAESSAEVQSGDQRDPNQENEDGDEMQQSEWVEGHSAQRANTVIFDEEIQPDELQLDPYPNNVESLQPEILKLDPEKEHEHPWNLCLGVGFEAFPVSNIDLEVKPPNFDFFNDSSFEDEIDLVFGKRARGSEFKQDDVFGSMLMDDEFEAKAVKGQEVTASDSSSVSTTSVSASSGVGGLASSNLLN; this is encoded by the exons ATGGAGAAATCTCCTCCTTCTTCATCtctttcttcatcatcttcatgcATTGAGCCCAACAATGATTCTGTCATGCCTAAGCCAGACACCCAGACTGGGCACAAACGCTCCAGAGCCAAGAAAGCTCCCAATCCTGCCCCTACTGCTGCCAGAAAAAGCTCCATTTACAGAGGGGTAACAAG gcaTAGGTGGAGTGGGAGATATGAAGCTCACCTATGGGACAAGAATTCTTGGAATGGCAATAAGAGCAAGAAGGGAAAGCAAG TTTATTTGG GGGCATATGATAGTGAAGAGGCTGCTGCAAGAACCTATGATCTTGCTGCTCTTAAGTACTGGGGACCAAAAGCCACAATTAATTTTCCg GTTGAAACATACAGCAAAGAGCTTGAGGAAATGCAGAAGTCGTCTAGAGAGGAGTTCCTGGCTTCGTTAAGGCGACAGAGTAGTGGGTTCTCCAGAGGCGTTTCTAAGTACCGTGGTGTCGCGAG GCACCACCAAAATGGTAGATGGGAGGCAAGAATAGGACTTGTCTATGGTAGTAAGTATCTCTACTTGGGAACATACG GAACTCAAGAGGAAGCAGCTGCAGCATATGATATGGCTGCAATTGAATTCAAAGGTCCCGGGGCAGTAACCAATTTCGACATCAGCAATTATGGCGACAAGTTGAAGGAGATTCGAGAGCGTGCCCAAACACGAAATCTGGCTAATGCAGAGTCCTCGGCTGAAGTTCAATCCGGTGACCAACGCGACCCTAATCAGGAAAACGAAGATGGAGATGAGATGCAGCAGAGTGAATGGGTAGAAGGACACTCGGCACAACGGGCTAATACAGTGATCTTTGACGAGGAGATTCAACCCGATGAGCTGCAACTTGATCCTTACCCAAACAATGTAGAATCTTTACAACCCGAAATCTTGAAACTGGACCCCGAAAAAGAGCACGAGCACCCGTGGAACTTGTGCTTGGGCGTTGGATTCGAGGCATTCCCGGTGTCCAACATTGACCTCGAGGTGAAGCCTCCGAACTTCGATTTCTTCAATGACTCCAGCTTTGAGGACGAGATTGATTTGGTGTTCGGGAAACGGGCAAGGGGAAGTGAATTCAAGCAGGACGATGTTTTTGGGAGCATGCTGATGGATGATGAATTTGAAGCCAAGGCTGTGAAAGGGCAAGAAGTGACAGCTTCAGATTCTTCTTCTGTTTCAACAACATCAGTTTCAGCTTCCAGTGGAGTTGGAGGCTTGGCTTCTTCAAACTTGTTGAACTAA